The stretch of DNA TGATAATTATTGAATGATTATCTAGCATTATAGAAAAATTAACCATAAAATGGTTAGATTAAACATACCTTGTGCATCAATTAACACAGGGCTTTGAGGTGAGGAATCAACATTGACAAACTGATTGTCATCAAACCATTTATTTTGAGTTTTCACTGACTCCACAGATAGACTTGGCTTAAGAAAAGGACACTGATAACTGAGCATGTCTTGTTTTGTTACAGAAGAAGGCAAGAATGTTTGACAGCCCTGTCttggaaaaaatataaaaaacgaAACAACAAGCAATCAGTATATACAATTTTCCAGATTATATTGAGCAAGACTGCCATTAGTATGAGATTAAATTCAATCCATTCTCTATAACTGATAAGTTTTAGGTTTGAATGTGTATTTACTTTTTAGACCAAGTTTTATGGACATACACTCATAGAActattcaattatattttatcattgtgtcacttttttatattatttctcaaaatatctCAAAAAATATCTACATAGTGATATTGATTGGATGTTTggataaaactattttttatattaataccACTGAATCTTTGTTTGCAACCATTGAAGCACATGTAATCTGCAGCCAAAGCTTTTACATAGATTCTCTGACTGATAGAGTTGCCTCTTGGGTCCAAAACAGATCATAGAGCGCACAGAATAGCACCAATTatcaataacttttattttcatgaattATGTTTTGTTAGTACAATAAAAGAGCGGAGGAATTACCTTGATATGAGTAGTGGAGAAGGGAAGTTCTTGTTGTAAGACAAGGCCTGGAGGGTAGCTATGAGAAGCCATGACACACAGCCTCTGCACCATTTTGTGTGTGAAGGAAAGCAGTTAATAGCTACAACATCATCCACTTATCCCTCGCAAATCCCAGAGAGATTTTCCTAATGTTATCATCCACTTGTTTAATTCACAAACTTCCAAAATAGTTGAACTAACGGCGTGCATGAGCTTAATAGTCAACATTGGAATTGGAATCTCATCTCATAAAGGCCAAAACAAAACCAGCTGCACTTCTCTTacattttcatcttcattatttttttatctcgCATTTTCATCTTCCTTGTTTTCTTTAAGATATTGGTGAAAAGAATGAACAGATTAACTCCATCATTTGGTTTATGTGATTTTGCCAAAAGTATTTTAGTATCTTAATTTTGTTAAGTTGTTTTTTTGTCTTCAAAATACATCAATTGATATAcgaaaataacatttatatttcttttaaaatcaaatttatcttttatgttaataaatgtttacactaataattttaatttcaaatcaattaaattgaaatttaaaattctcacaatttttttaataaattagtgtAATTTTTAAAGAGTTTTCATTACAATAGTCATAAGAACATAAatctataattaaattttataaaataaattaaacaaaataaaatttgagtgatataaattttagagtttttgaaattaaaagtaaaattctCTCAATTTATATCATGaattaacataaaaatttgttatgttattttttatatgattgatacaaaatttatagtatcattttaaaaaatcctaattaaaaattattaaaatgagattatgattaaaaatagttcaatagtataatttttacaaatataaaaaaattaatttaatatttttgtataaattaaaagatcacacaatgtattttacttttttttaaggcaatttttttaaagttctaAAGTACAACTTTTGTCAAAATTGTTATTAATACAAACAAACTAAATTGTACAAACTAAATTGTACGCATTTGTTAAGTTGGACCATgtattaaacatttatatttaattgcattttttattttcttattttcatcaatttgtaaatttgatcatcttattttaaaataaacaatttttgtCCTAATATCGATTGTTTGTACTAATGAATAGTGACATGACATATTTTAAAGGATATGACatatgatataaaaatattgaatgatTAACATCTATAAAATTGCAACAAAACcctctatttaaaaatttcaattttaacttttaaaattattcattttagtaatttaattaataacatataaaaaatcaatgcATTTAAATGATTCTACATGATAAAATTACATGTCacctcatttaaaatatattaaatcataattttttagttaaattatttttaaaaaatgaccaaaattgttggattttatacaaattagtaaaaataaaggactaaatatttacatattattttaaaaaatgattaatttaaataatagcATCAAACTTGTTAATAATTTGTACTAATTTTTCTATTCTAATAGTTATTTAGAATTTAGACtcatctcatttttattttatatataaaaatttagatatgTTTTTGTAAGAaagaattataaaaagaaatattattattaacaatgcgacactaataattattttataactatACTATACTTGTACTATACCATAATTGAACTAtgtctttttaaattttaatgtcaAAATATTATCACTTAATTACAACTCAAAGGGCAAAAGTTTATATAAATTTGATCATACAAATTCACCGAACCTAAATAAATctcaaacttaaaaaatattaagagacaAATTCTAATATTAATGTCATCAATCGTcttcatttataatttaaatgatattagttaaataaaaaaataaaatatacaagtCGTATCAACATTTATCGACTATTTTATTAAGTGGTAAGCGTAGAAGTCTTCCACTAACAGAGCAATGGATTCTAGTAACAGTGGAGAATCGTCAACGATCGTAAAAGTTTCTCAACAGTTAAAGATCACGAACTACTCGTTGCTAAAAGGAATTGGAAGCGGGAAATATATATCATCGGAACCGTTTTCAGTGGACGGAAACGATTGGGCGATCTATTTTTACCCAGACGGCAAGAACGAAGACTTCAACGCTGCCTACGTGTCAGTCTTCATCGTCCTCATCAGTGACACCGGCAAGGATGTTAAGGCACTTTTCGAATTGGTTCTGTTGGATCAAACCGGAAACGATAACGATATGGTTCATAGCCAATTTCAAGGAACGCTTCTAAGGGAGGCTTACACGATGAGATACCCCGGTAGTATGTGGTATGTTTCCTTCAATTTCAGTCACGTCTCAAATTTAATGGACCTCACATCtgattagaaatattttatatattaattatttatatattattaattaaattataaaaataaattcaaaagttggaatttagatttttataagattttattgtagttttatgagtattaataatttattatcagCTTATTATATATTACGTTGcataaaatatatcacattatattttttaattaaaaaattcaaaagaagaagttgaattttaaaatagaaagacaaaaaatataattaaacttgaaatttaaaatcaagTGACTAGGGTTAGTTAACAATTATTTGTTCTACAAAACCTAAATTCAAATAATGACGGAAATAATTTCATTAGTTAAATTTTACGTATCTTTCAACTAAAATCTAAATTACAAAAGCATCATTTCCTACCATTAAAACTAGagagaatttaaaatttaaagattaaaaaataattaattataataataataatataaaactttttttttataaataaatattcatatattagttgttatgttggtttttTTCTCCATTATAAGTTTCAGTTGTACTATACAACAATCATCCGGGaaacattttgattttatattagcAATACATTTAAATTGAACTCTTCTTATATTATCTTGTGACTACATAAAAGAAAATgggaatgttttattttagactAGTTATACACTCTCGTTTATACCATATTGCCATGTGTGTCTTAGGCCAGGTTTAACAGAGCAAATGCTAttgttaatatatttgatttgagATCGGGTGTTTCAGGGGTTACAAGAAGTTTATCAAGAAAATAGATCTCGAGTCATCAAACTTTCTTAAAGATGATTGCATCTACATCAATTGTACCATTGGTGTTGTCAAGACACACATGGAGGAACATGCTTCGTTCACCATATTGCCATAG from Cicer arietinum cultivar CDC Frontier isolate Library 1 chromosome 3, Cicar.CDCFrontier_v2.0, whole genome shotgun sequence encodes:
- the LOC101497162 gene encoding BTB/POZ and MATH domain-containing protein 3-like isoform X1 — encoded protein: MDSSNSGESSTIVKVSQQLKITNYSLLKGIGSGKYISSEPFSVDGNDWAIYFYPDGKNEDFNAAYVSVFIVLISDTGKDVKALFELVLLDQTGNDNDMVHSQFQGTLLREAYTMRYPGSMWGYKKFIKKIDLESSNFLKDDCIYINCTIGVVKTHMEEHASFTILP
- the LOC101497162 gene encoding BTB/POZ and MATH domain-containing protein 2-like isoform X2, with the protein product MDSSNSGESSTIVKVSQQLKITNYSLLKGIGSGKYISSEPFSVDGNDWAIYFYPDGKNEDFNAAYVSVFIVLISDTGKDVKALFELVLLDQTGNDNDMVHSQFQGTLLREAYTMRYPGSMWIVQSAFPLGFQG